TACCTTCAATCGTATGACCGATTGGTCAGAAATGATCATGGGTCTGACGGTGAGGTTGTGCGGTGCAATGGGAGTGATCACAAAATTACCAGTTGTGGGATGAACGATTGGTCCACCGCAACTCAATGAATAACCGGTGGATCCTGTCGGGGTTGCTATAATTAAACCGTCTGCCCAGAATGTATTCAGAAATTCATCATCTATCCATGTGTGGATGGAGATCATCGAAGAGGTGTCTTTTTTATGCAATGTCAATTCATTCATTGCAAAATTCAGGTTCCCGAAAAGGGCTTCTTCGGTCTCCATTCTCAACAGGGATCGTTTAGCAAGGAAATAATGCCCTGCAAAAAGTTCATTCAGGGCCCATTCGATCTCTTCTTTGGCAATGCTGGATAAAAAGCCGAGTCGCCCGGTATTGATACCCATCACAGGAATTCCGGAATCTCTGATTAACATGATGCTTTCCAGCATTGTACCGTCACCGCCAAGACTGAACAAGATGTCAATATT
This Flavobacteriales bacterium DNA region includes the following protein-coding sequences:
- a CDS encoding NAD kinase — encoded protein: MNKDIKRVGLYGVKIHPESEPFVKVLITILESKGVELLVFESIYNDLASKKLLNTEPSRFSTYEDLKGNIDILFSLGGDGTMLESIMLIRDSGIPVMGINTGRLGFLSSIAKEEIEWALNELFAGHYFLAKRSLLRMETEEALFGNLNFAMNELTLHKKDTSSMISIHTWIDDEFLNTFWADGLIIATPTGSTGYSLSCGGPIVHPTTGNFVITPIAPHNLTVRPMIISDQSVIRLKVEGRSDSFLATLDSRSITIDSSLEMIVRKESFYVPFVRLTGQSFLTTLRNKLMWGMDKRN